In the genome of Artemia franciscana chromosome 20, ASM3288406v1, whole genome shotgun sequence, the window TATagtattactagctgttggggtggcgcttcgcgccaccccaacacctagttggtggggcgcttcgcgtccccccaagcccccccgcgcgcgtaagtcgttacgcgccatattagttacgcgccattgtagttgtgtccctgtgtcccacctctgaatagagatagatataaatatatgtttttaaatacgtaaaacatgcgaatatacaacattcttcgctgtcccattgtctgtgcatataaatagattgtcaggtttactgactcttgaacatgcaacatctaattgtccatgggaaaaacaatccgtattcagatctatacctcattattctaatgatgtgtgcctgtgtcccggtcgtcatttatattccctgtgtccctgtcgtcatttgtgtcccggtgtcccagtttgtaatttctctttcagtgtcccggtggtcagttatattccctgtgtcccggtcgtcatttgtgtcccggtgtcccggtctgtaatttctattcgaacaatccctgtgtcccggtcgtcatttatatatcccgcctgtgcccccggcgtccccgttgtagttgtttccctgtgtcccggtcgtcatttatattccctgtgtcccggtcgtgatttgtgtccgggcgtcccagtctgtaatttctcattgaggttcccggtcgtcatttatattccctctgtctcggttgtcatttgtgtcccggtctgtaatttctctttgagtgttttttctttttagttttttttagttttttaccttttttctttttccagttttctttttcttgaccttatccaagtcaaaatcccaaacccaatcatcatcgctatcattttcagttttgactctcgctgtccaggtggattttcatctaactgcgcggttttgcgttcttttgattcctcggcacgctttcttttcttactttatcagcagcaagttttttggcatagactctttgagcagcttcctcggctgttgccattgtaggttcttcagtcattttacaattaaacatttttccgtgaacgaatgtcttaaatactttaatgacgtcatcatcatagcaaaaatgacgacaactaacttcatgacgtaagtcgacacagaaacatgacgtcacctgacagacatacagacacacagacaaacaacttatttttatatatatagataataaatgaatatcgtattatataaaatatataatacaacctagtaaagaacaatcTCTAGCCCCTAGTACCCCATAATTCAAAAACGcggttaaaatagaaaaaaaaaactgtcaagctAGTAATAGTCGCCACATGAAGCTGATTCATGAATGGTAACTATTGTTTTGATTAGTCTTAATGGTGAAAGTttatgggaaaaaaattaatttacgggaatttagaaaaataggcCTTAAACCCAAGCCTGCATCCAGAGGGGGTGGGGGTacccccaaaaaagaaatttccgactcgtaaaaaaagCGACAAAAATGCATATTAGGTGTAAACTAATAATCAAACTATttcaaagaggaaaaaaagattaaattaaacGCAGAGAATAATAAAGGGTTATAGTAACACATAGTCACACACCAACGACAAGTTTTCTTGACAAAGCTGTAATCCATAGCCACTGAGtcgaatatcaaacagttcgtggtagcgaactgtagtaaggagcgacccggctcaatagtaaccgaaactataaaaaaggaattttgataccaatagttacacaaaaaatcgcattttaatgctgattttaaatatacaagtttcatcaagattagtcttacccatcaaaagttatgaccatgagaaaatttgcctcattttagtaaatagggggaaacaacccctaaaagtcatacattATTgtagaaccttattgtagaagtttcaagctcctatctacaaaaatgtggaattttgcattttttgccagaagacaaatcacggatgcgagtttatttgttgttttttttttttcccaggagtgatcgtatcgacccagtggtcctataatgtcgcgagagggctcattttaacggaaattaaaagttctagcgccctttttaggtgaccgaaaaaactggaggggacctaggccccttcccacgctcatttttccccaaagtcaccggatccaaattctgagatagccattttattcaccatagtcaaaaaacctaataactgtgtcttttttgtcctgtggtggtgcagtggatttgaccttagcttggtaatacgggacccagagatcgaatcatgctgcaggagtgcactgcagggccgacgcagggaccttagtaatcaagaagcgtcgttaatctgatacaacacaatagtatgtctttggggatgacttactcccccgcagtccccgtggaaggggctgcaagttacaaactttgacctgagTTTGCATATACTAacggttactgggaagtatacagacgttttcagggggatattttggtttgggagggagagttgagggaggggggttacgtggaaggatctttccatgggggaacttctcatgggggaagagactttcaatgaagggggcgcaggattttctagcattattaaaaaaaaaacaataataaatatgaaaagttttttttactggaagtgaggagcagcattaaaacttaaacgagcagaaattattacgtacatgagggatttaccttctcgtaatacctcgctctttacgctaaagtatttttagtaatttcaactatttattctacggcctttgtgatccaggggtcattcttaaggaattgggactaaatttaagctttaatgtaaagagtgaggtatcgacgagggggaagcgccccaccaactaggtgttggggtggcgcgaggcgccaccccaacagctagtacgcaataaaaacatacgaatacagaagttcgttacgcaagttaatttgtaagttacgtatattttttacaaatgaaaacgttcgtaaaaattaaaagtattagttgcctttttaagcaatccgaaaattggagagcaactgggcttCCTCCCTCACTcattttttctgtaaatcttccgattaaaactatgagaaagccatttagccaaaaaaaatatgcaaattttattttaattatttatgtgcggagagccaagatcaaaacatgcattaattcaaaaacgtctagaaattaaataaaaaaaagttttttttaaatgaaagtaaggagcgacattaaaacgaacagaaattactccgtctatgaaaggggcttttcctcctcaacgccctgctctttacgctaaagttttttactgttttaaaaagtagagttaagagaaagagtcaaactttagcgtaaagagcggggcgttgatgaggaagcagcccctttcatatacgaagtcatttctgttcgttttaagttttaatgccgctccttactttccgttaaaagaaaacttgtttttttttatttaattaacaaatgcactaacatcatttttatacgaTCCTAATAAGGTGGTGATTAATGCTAGGTTCGTATCTCACTCAATTGGATTATTTGTcatggctttttctacaattagccatgacttgatgcccacaactactcaGCATACTGACGTCTTAGTATGTTGACGTCATTCAGAAGTTTCTGATATGGCAAAACACAAAACCGCAAAGAAAAGAaggaggacaataaacagcaagtgaaaaattgaaaattacataaatacttcagtcaagacctccgcttgaccgtcctcagtgcagaataaactgataaaaatataaaaataaaaacgttaaatcaaaacacaaaactaaaatatgatggcTCGTCGTTAATGAAGAAAGAGAGGTACAAGTAAAACCTAAGTCTATTaccaatataaaaatttatttgttgtagaAATGGATGGAAGATCACCTGGAAAAAACATAGATAGGAGAAAGAAGGGAAAAGTAAGAGATATTGAAGCAGAATTTGAAGAATCCCTTCAAGATGATGATGTTTCTGAGGGTCTCACTGGAGCTGCAAACCAAGATATCGAACGCATAGATTTTTCTGCGAAAGAGGATACATTCGGTGCTAAAGATTATAGAAATGAGATGACGCTCAAGCCAGATCATGAATCATGTCCTTTGTGGGTGTTGCCAAATGGTCACATTTTTCTCGAGTCTTTCTCTCCAGTGTACAAACACGCCCATGACTTTTTGGTTGCCATTGCTGAACCTGTTTCGCGACCCAAGTATATACAAGAGTACAAATTGACTGCATATTCGCTGTACGCAGCCGTGAGTGTAGGACTGGAGACTAAAGACATTATTGAGTATTTGAAAAGACTGAGTAAAATAACAGTGCCTAAACAAATTGAAGAATTTATTACCCTCTGTACATTATCCTATGGCAAGGTCAAATTAGTGCTTAAAAAGAATCGTTATTTTGTGGAGTCTCAGCATGTTGACGTCATTCAAAAGCTGTTGAAAGACGACGAAATACGAAAAACCTGTGCATCTCGAGGCTCAGCAGACGAGGTTATTAGAAGTAGTCGCGGAAGGGTGGCAGCCATGACTTTTGGCTCAAAGGCTGCTGTGGCTGGACCAAGCAACGATGCTATCATTACCGGCACGGGAACTGGGTCGGACGCCCCTCCATTGGTCAGTACTGCTAATATTCCTgaatatatatcaaatttctacGCCGAAATTGATAAAGATGATGATGACGACGAATACTTATCTAAAGGAATTATATCCTTTGAAATAGATCAAAATCATTTGGAAAGCTTGCAGAAGAGGTGTATCGCATTAGAGTATCCTCTCTTGGCGGAGTACGACTTTAAAAAAGATACTCGGAATCCGGATATCCCCATTGATTTAAAACCAAATGCAGTCCTCCGTCCATATCAAGAAAAGGCTTTGAGGAAAATATTCGGAAATGGACGTGCTCGGTCGGGTCTTATTGTCTTACCATGTGGTGGAGGAAAAAGTCTAGTTGGGGTTACAGCTATATGTACGGTTCGGAAGAAGGCTCTGGTGTTGTGTAATTCAAGTGTTTCTGTTGAGCAATGGAAGGCCCAGTTTAAGATGTGGACCACTGCCACTGACAATATAATCTACCTATTTACATCCGATTTCAAGGAAAAACTAACAAGATACAACGCCAGTATTTTGATTACCACATATCCTATGATAACATATGGACAAAGAAGAACATATGAAGGAGAGCAGACAATGAACTGGCTAAAGGCCCAAGAATGGGGCATTATGGTTCTTGATGAAGTTCACACAATTCCAGCCAAAATCTTTCGTCGTGTTTTAACAATCGTCCAGGCTCACTGTAAACTTGGATTGACGGCCACTTTATTGCGGGAAGATGACAAAATTGCTGATCTGAATTTTCTGattggtaccaaaatttatGAAGCCAATTGGCTTGAACTTCAAGAGAAAGGCTACATAGCGAAAGTTCAGTGTGCCGAAGTGTGGTGTGACATGGCACCGGAATTCTACAAAGAATATCTATCAGCCAAGTCTGCAAAGCAATTGCTACTGTATGTGATGAACCCAAATAAGTTCCGAACTTGTGAATTTCTGATTAAATACCACGAGAGGAGACGAGACAAAATCATTGTTTTCTCAGACAACGTGTATGCACTCAAATTCTATGCCACTACTCTTAGAAAGCCTTTCCTCTGTGGCTCTACTCCACAGGCTGAACGTCTCGAAGTTCTTCAAGTGTTTAAGAACAACCCAGTCGTAAATACAATTTTCGTCAGTAAAATTGCTGACACATCTTTTGACCTGCCGGATGCCAATGTCCTTATCCAGATATCTGCCCATGGTGGCTCTAGACGTCAGGAGGCACAAAGGTTAGGAAGAATTTTGAGAACCAAAAAAGGTGCCATTGCTGAAGACTACAATGCGTTCTTTTACACCTTGGTATCACGTGACACGACCGAAATGGGATATTCTCAGAAACGTCAACGATTTTTGGTTAACCAAGGCTACAACTACAAGGTCGTTACACATCTAAGTCAAATGGAAGAGGAagatttacattttaaaactaaagagGAGCAAATTCATTTACTTAAACAAGTACTGACTGCCAGCGACAAAGAAGGGCAAGAGGAAATTTCGGCGGATGAAAAGGCCTCCGCCTACTTCCGGGAGACTGGAATCACTTTTTCATTCCTTAGTGGTGCTGATGATGCTATTTATGAAGAAAGTAGAAGACCTGGAGCTGGATCAAATCATCCGTTGTTTAAAAAGTTGCGTTCAAAGTAACACTCTACGAGACACTAATTTGTAATGTCTTTCGGCTTTTTGTATGCAATAcgttctttatatatataaaaaaaggttgCAGTTACTGCTGCAGCAAGGCATTCAAGAAGGTGCAGAAGAGCAGTCCAATAGAAGCaagataacaaaataaaatatacttcTTTCTTTGTGTCCCTGTTCTATTGTGTACCACTACTGCACTCTCACCATTTATCCTGAAccagaattattttttcctcttgTTCCTCGATCTATCACAAGCCTGTCAAATGATACACTGGATACACAAGGTTAAAGGTGTATTGCGCCGAAGAAATGACACACACTTTCGGTTGACAAATTGTGCATGAAAAATTATACAAGATTGATTGGCCAATATCTGAATCCTGTGaacggaattttttttaaacagctaCTTTTAAACATGAATAAGGATTCACTGGGTCAAAAACTGATGATTATAGCGAAGAATACAATAAACAATTGAAAGCTAATCAAAAGCTTGTAGTAGACGAGtaaattcaaaacatttttagaatatccaaaattcatccatggatgataaaaagtggaatttgGCTTTTATTTGCCTCTTGGTTCAACAAATGATCCCACAAAGTAATTCGGTGGCATTTATTTCCGGAGGTCCGCCGCCGCCGACCATGATAGCAGCGCACTGAGGCACCGAATCGTTTACGGCGACTGGTTGCTCAAACATTTCCACCGGTTTTTGGAGTGGCTTTGGGGACTAAACATACACATACGAAAACACCATGCATTTAACAAAGTATCACGCCACACATCTTATCATtgccaaaaaccataaaatacaaattaatccACCAAAGCCAGCtcaaaaacaagacaaaaacacGACAATAAATTAAGAAACCTCAACATGGCAATACATGAAACTCAGCGGCCAAAAATAaagcataaatatataaaaacccCGTGCATTCAACGAAGCATCACACCTTAAATATCttatcataagaaaaaaaaaattaaatacaaattaatcCACCAAAGCCAGCtcaaacaagacaaaaataCTACATTTCATTAGAGAAACTCAACATAACAATACGGGAAACTCTCACCGAAAACAAAGCATACACATATGAAAACACCATACATTCAACAAAGTATCACGTCACACATATCTTATCATAGTCAAAAGCCATTAAACACAATTTATCCACCAAAAAAACACTACAATTCGTACTGAATATGGCAATACGGGAAACTCAGAACCGAAAAATAAAGTATACAGGTATGAAAACACCATGCATTCAACAACGTATCACACGACACATATCTtatcatagtcaaaaaccataaaatacaaattatatcACCAAGCCAGCTCAAGCTAGGCACAAATCataaagaacaagagctaagaccacatatggcacttgtgatgaggtcagaagagccaagagctcatatggcatgagcaatagcaaaattctaagattcagtagattgatttaaaaggaaaatcataggcttaatgccggtcgggattta includes:
- the LOC136039879 gene encoding general transcription and DNA repair factor IIH helicase/translocase subunit XPB-like: MDGRSPGKNIDRRKKGKVRDIEAEFEESLQDDDVSEGLTGAANQDIERIDFSAKEDTFGAKDYRNEMTLKPDHESCPLWVLPNGHIFLESFSPVYKHAHDFLVAIAEPVSRPKYIQEYKLTAYSLYAAVSVGLETKDIIEYLKRLSKITVPKQIEEFITLCTLSYGKVKLVLKKNRYFVESQHVDVIQKLLKDDEIRKTCASRGSADEVIRSSRGRVAAMTFGSKAAVAGPSNDAIITGTGTGSDAPPLVSTANIPEYISNFYAEIDKDDDDDEYLSKGIISFEIDQNHLESLQKRCIALEYPLLAEYDFKKDTRNPDIPIDLKPNAVLRPYQEKALRKIFGNGRARSGLIVLPCGGGKSLVGVTAICTVRKKALVLCNSSVSVEQWKAQFKMWTTATDNIIYLFTSDFKEKLTRYNASILITTYPMITYGQRRTYEGEQTMNWLKAQEWGIMVLDEVHTIPAKIFRRVLTIVQAHCKLGLTATLLREDDKIADLNFLIGTKIYEANWLELQEKGYIAKVQCAEVWCDMAPEFYKEYLSAKSAKQLLLYVMNPNKFRTCEFLIKYHERRRDKIIVFSDNVYALKFYATTLRKPFLCGSTPQAERLEVLQVFKNNPVVNTIFVSKIADTSFDLPDANVLIQISAHGGSRRQEAQRLGRILRTKKGAIAEDYNAFFYTLVSRDTTEMGYSQKRQRFLVNQGYNYKVVTHLSQMEEEDLHFKTKEEQIHLLKQVLTASDKEGQEEISADEKASAYFRETGITFSFLSGADDAIYEESRRPGAGSNHPLFKKLRSK